The region AGATACTGAGCAGATGTTGCAACCATGCTGACTCCATGTGCATCGGGACCACCAACAACTAATACTTTTTGCCCTTCAAATGATTCTCTTTCTTCAGGAAGTGCAATAGCACCAGTCCGTTCAATTGGGGTAGGCTGAGGTGCAATTTGTTCCGTCATATTTTTATCTTATAAAGAAAGTATAGCAAATTTTACCCGACTGTTATTACCTCTTCTTCTTATAATTTTACACAGAGAGACTACAACAAATCAACCATAGGTCGAGCATATAAAGTCTTTATATAGACAATTTTATCTCTGAATTTTGCGGAAAATTGCTCTATATGCCTTATTATTTTACTGCAAAGCTTCGTAAAGAAATAGGTGACAATTTAAAAAGGACTAGGAAAAAGAAGGGACTCAAACAAGTTGAAGTAGCAGTTGATGCAGGAATAAATCCCAGCTATTACAGCAAAATTGAACGAGGGGAAGTAAATCCATCCTTGGAGAAATTATATCGAATCATAAAAGCGCTTAAAATAAACTCTTCTGAGGTTTTGCCTTTTTAAATTCTCCTTAGTACTTAATTAAAAAACCTTATCTAATGTGATTCTATCTTCATCGTCAAATATACTTAGTGGGTTGTATCGATCATAAATACTAGGTCCCCCAATAATCATTATCCCTGGCTGAGGAGCATTATCCTCTTCCATGATTTTCAGTAAAAGCAGTGAGAAAGCATCAGCTAAATCATCGTGCTTTTCTATTCTAAATCCTGTGAGTTGCATGATCAAATCTTCTGCGCCCTGTCTAGGGAATAGTACTTTGCCTTGTTGAATGAGATGAGTAATAAGCGTTAGGCGTGATTGTTTATCCTGTCCTGATACCTTCACCCCTTCAGCTGGAATATTCATGACGTTTGATAGATGTTCTATAAGTGCCAACTGATACCCAACCTCTTCAATATACAGCTTAGATTGTAAACTGGTAGCAATCCCTGCAGCTGTTTCTACCGTTTGAGGAAATCCCATCCTTTTATTGATGGGATTCGGAAGAATATAAACCTGCAGCTTTTCTCGGTAGCCATACACCTTTGCAGTGATCATCGCTGTGAAATCAGCTGATTCCCTCTGAGAAATTGCCAAATCAATTCCTGTTGCGTTAAAGCGAAATTTATTGCCCATTTCATCCGGAATAGTATCGTAATATTGGATCCAGTCAGGATGAACTAATCGATCTTCATCAGAAATAATTTTAAGTAAGAATTCTCGATACCAGGCAGTATCTGAGGCAATGGTTGCTTTATGTTTCTCAATAGCTTGCATGTCAGGAAATTTACCTGTCCAAGAAATAACATCGTTATCATCAATAAGAGGATAGGCGAAGAATTTACCATCAAGTTTCCCCAAACCCATCATATTCTTAAGTCGCATCAACAAACAGTCTTCATGCAGGAGATTACCAATAATGATTTTCTTTGTATAGGTATCACCAATTGGCATAATCTCTCCACTGAACCACTGAAATACTTTATCTCTACCTTCTTTCGTTTTTACACTCTGTAAGTCTTCAACATCATCACAAATAATGACATCTGGTCGATATTTTCCATGCCGAATTCCTCGGATACTTTGCTCAGTCGAAGCAATCATAATTTTTGCATCATAATTAGAGAGCACGATCGAGGTCGAACCCCACTCATCGCTAAATTCTTGGAATGGTCCGATATCTGCCTTGAGTAGGTGGTTTGTTTCCAACTCTTTTTTAATGTTCGCTAGATGCTGTCGTGCCTGGTTATGTGTCTGTCCTAATATCAAAACGAACTTTTTCTGTTGAGAACCAATAATCGACCAGATGGGATAGGACAAGCTCATGAGTGTTGACTTACCTGACCCTCGAAAGGCAACGATTGTTGCCAGACGCAAATCTTGATCTTCACTAATATGAAACATTTCATGATGAAACGGAGCAAAGGGGTAATCGATGTACTCACTCAAATAAATAGTGAAGAACCAGAAATGGCTTTTCTTGGCAAGCATCTTCCGAATGGAGCGTTTCTTTTTAATCTGCTCAAGTTCTTGAGGTGATAAGGTTTGTGCTACATTCAATGTATTTGCACCTCCGTTTCTGTTCCTTTGGGAGAATCCCTCTCTAGAGCAGTTGGAAGTAATTCAGCTAATTTAAGTGCTTTCATGACCAACGCTTCTTGCTCAGGAGTCAATTGTTCCTCATGTTTCAGGTGTCCTGTTATTTCAACCTTTGTTGCGTAGCGAGGATGGTGATGCTTGAGCCAGAAAATAATCGCCGTAAGGTTTTTATCTCGAATTGCAGCCATGAGCTGGGATTCTGCCATGTCATTCACTAAATTATTTCCTTCTGCAATTGCCTCATCTGCAAGTTTGGCAAACTCCTCATTTTCTTTTCGCCAACGATAGTATGTTGCTCGACCAATTCCAACTTTTTCACAGG is a window of Candidatus Roizmanbacteria bacterium DNA encoding:
- a CDS encoding helix-turn-helix transcriptional regulator, yielding MPYYFTAKLRKEIGDNLKRTRKKKGLKQVEVAVDAGINPSYYSKIERGEVNPSLEKLYRIIKALKINSSEVLPF